A section of the Candidatus Chlorohelix allophototropha genome encodes:
- a CDS encoding radical SAM/SPASM domain-containing protein, which produces MVELEDIFYIPVRDKYLVYAPLKRVVALVNLKALRQIKEQLQTDSPALGEVESLLERLRLQGEPIPVPRTGTLDDPLFLGIIPTRGCNLACRYCDFAAPKQTSPVMDIQMVKNGVDAYLDLLTSVGKKRAEIHFFGGEPFYAEKVVHFAVEYARLQGAAAGIKIHFEAATNGIYNEARCRWIANQFDTIVLSLDGPADIQNCHRPAINGKDAFNIVTRSAHIFSESPLELIIRACVTSDTVERLPEIAQWISKEFRPSAVCFETLKESSLSREAGFEVPTPLAFARNFINAAQILERSGIEAVFSTADLRNNRASFCPVGKDALIISPDGTVDACYLLPEDWKRSGLNMQLGQLNGASFEFDWDTLQQVRQLVVQNKPLCTDCFCRYHCAGGCHITNATSGLPGQYESACVQTRLVTIALLLREIGQEKLVEEWLSDSEALAVSAHQSSDRLFKEAKK; this is translated from the coding sequence ATGGTTGAGCTTGAAGACATCTTTTATATACCGGTCAGGGATAAATATCTGGTGTACGCTCCCTTAAAACGGGTAGTGGCACTGGTAAACCTGAAAGCTCTTCGGCAAATTAAAGAGCAGTTACAAACCGACAGCCCTGCTTTGGGAGAAGTAGAATCTTTGTTAGAGAGACTCCGGTTGCAGGGTGAACCGATTCCTGTTCCCAGGACAGGTACATTGGATGATCCTTTATTCTTGGGAATTATCCCTACACGTGGGTGTAATCTCGCCTGCCGTTATTGTGATTTTGCTGCTCCCAAGCAAACCAGTCCGGTTATGGATATACAAATGGTCAAGAATGGAGTGGATGCTTATTTAGATTTGCTTACATCAGTGGGTAAAAAAAGGGCGGAAATCCATTTCTTCGGGGGTGAGCCTTTTTATGCCGAAAAGGTTGTTCATTTCGCGGTCGAATATGCCCGTTTGCAAGGGGCAGCAGCAGGGATAAAAATTCATTTCGAGGCTGCCACCAACGGTATATATAATGAAGCTCGTTGTCGTTGGATTGCCAACCAATTTGATACGATCGTGCTTTCACTAGACGGTCCGGCAGACATCCAGAACTGTCACCGTCCCGCCATTAATGGGAAAGATGCTTTTAACATTGTTACCCGTAGTGCCCACATATTTTCCGAAAGCCCGCTTGAGCTTATCATCCGAGCGTGTGTAACAAGCGACACAGTAGAGCGCTTGCCGGAAATAGCCCAATGGATCTCAAAGGAATTTCGCCCCTCTGCGGTTTGTTTCGAGACCCTGAAAGAATCGTCATTATCCCGTGAAGCAGGCTTTGAGGTTCCCACACCACTGGCATTTGCCCGTAATTTTATCAATGCTGCTCAAATCCTTGAGAGATCAGGAATTGAGGCGGTTTTTTCAACTGCTGACCTGCGAAACAACCGTGCCAGTTTTTGCCCGGTTGGTAAAGATGCGCTGATAATCTCCCCAGACGGGACAGTGGATGCCTGCTACTTGTTACCGGAAGATTGGAAGCGCAGCGGTTTGAATATGCAATTGGGGCAACTCAACGGGGCATCCTTTGAATTTGACTGGGATACTTTGCAACAGGTACGACAATTGGTGGTACAAAATAAGCCCCTTTGCACCGATTGTTTTTGTCGCTACCACTGCGCAGGAGGATGTCACATCACCAACGCTACTTCCGGACTACCCGGTCAGTATGAGTCTGCATGCGTGCAAACTCGTCTCGTAACAATTGCACTGCTGCTGCGAGAGATCGGGCAAGAAAAACTGGTAGAGGAATGGTTGTCCGATTCTGAAGCACTGGCAGTTTCCGCGCATCAAAGCTCGGATCGGCTTTTCAAGGAGGCGAAAAAGTGA